The DNA segment ACAAACCACCAGGTAAGAGCACCACATCCTCACTGAGGTCCCAACACAGAAAGCACCACAGAGCCATTTTGGTGACTGGGATCCGTTATCTCGTAACCATCCCCTACCCTGAAGAGTATcactgctcccagcccctcACAACACGTGGACAGGAGCCTCCAAAACTACTGAGGGATGCTTCCTCATGAAGGGCACATACTGCTCAACTTACAAAAAGCCCTAATCTTTTAACAGGAAGCACTGAGATAAATAGAAGCTTAAGGTCAAAAAGGACAACTGTTTCTGCTTtaagtacagaaataaaacatttttctaactCTTTCCTGCACCTTTAAATTCTTCTCCTTCTTGTATTTGTGGAGtccttttaaaacttatttGTGAAGGGTTCATCTTGTCTCTTCTGAAGTTAGAGTCTTGCAAGAGATCCAAAAAGAATACCTTTTAGAAACTCAGTGGCACCTGCAATCTCAGTCAAGAGACCTAAAACAACTGGTGAGGAACATATCCCACGTCAATGGATCTACAGACCAGATTGGGAATGAAAGGATACAACAAGCACGGCCCCAACTCCAGCAAGGCAGTCAGCTACAGACTGCAGATCTATGCATCAGACATACTGTATCTgcagagacaaagaaaactcaaaacagcaaataaatagcACTCTGTGACAAGaatccatttttaaatatattgtttGAGCAAAATTATCCTGTAGTACTTTGAACACTTAATACTGAAGTATGTTTTCTTAGTGTAAATGAGATGGGACTTCAAGCAACATGGTCTAATGGAAGGTTCTAGTGGGGAGAAATCTCTGATCACAGAAGTAGGGAATGGCAGAAATATGAACAAAAAAGGATTTCATTGATAGAAAGGGGTGACAGGAATATGCTCTGACTAAGAAAGATTACTGTACTCCTGGCAAAACATTAAGACACCAGACACTGCAAAGTTACAAATTTATTTGTTTcgaaataaatacaaatacttcaTTAAGAAACTTTTCTTGATAGACTTTACACAATAGCTTTATTCTTTCTGGAAATTGTCTGTTCTTCCCACAAGCTGTTATGGATATTCTACACAAGAGCTGAAGTTAGTCAATATAAAGTAACCTAAATGGTGTTCTTCTGAACAAGCAATCCCAAAGTATTAACATTTGCTATTTTAACTGCTCAGCATTtgagttttcttgtttgtgtgaGGGCTGCAATGCAGCAGGTACATACTGGAGCTCAGAAAATCCTGTCCCACTACCTACAAACATCTAACTGTGAAAATCTGACTGGCAGAAAGGTATCAAGCCACTAGCATCAAAGAAAGTAGCCCAAGGTATCAGGAGCCTACATAAAGATGCAGAACCAGCAGATTGTTACATTTATGCAGTCATTAAACACTGTATTTCACAGATACAGTGTTGCTGCTCCACTATTGTGGAATACACTTATCAGCACCAGTGAGATCTCATCAGAGTTTCAAATCTAGCAATTAGTGGCAGTTGAATGTACAGTATCTAATTACATGCCATCCCACAGTTATTCATCTCTCCTGACAAAGAACAGCTGGATCTGGCTTTGCTTACAGAATTCCAAATTTATCACAATTGTGCTGGACACAAAAACTTGAGGTGCAAAGAGAAGAAGCTGtctgaagggaaaaatcaagctgtttctgctttgctggcaTGTACGGCTACCCTGCTTGTTACAACTACACCAACTTCTGCAGTATGGTAAACCCTCTGGCCCAAGATACCCAGCAAGAAATGCTACCTCGCTTATTAAATTTAAATCCTGTCCTCATTAGGGTAAGTGGGttttaggggggggggggaggaaaggaagacagCAACTAAATctcaaaaaagtgaaataaaaaagcttaaaGATTTAGTTCGTCTCAAAGTCACATTAAAATCGCCTATTTTAGTAGTATATTACTGTACATAGGAAAACAGGCTTGAATACTAATGAATTAGAAGGCCTATAAATGCACAATACATTAACTTCTCTATCATTTGAAGTCAAGCTATATACAATGAATTCAACTCCAGCTTCAACATGAGGCCATAacacatttgtttccttttttaaaagccatccataatagtgatttattttctccccctctttGAAACTCATCTCAAATTGTGTCAGTTTACTTCAAGAGAGTAAGAGATAAAGGGGCACATAACAGCTTTGATTTTAAAGGAGGATATTAAGCAAGTCTGGTTTGACTCTGAAGTGTTTACAACCACATGAGCTTTTGGCAAGTATCCTTTAGAATTTGGCATCCATTGAAGGAGGGCACAATAGCAGCAACTGTCTGAGTTACAAGAATAACGATAGAGCAAATGAGATGCTTTTCTTTGGTCCCTGTCAGACCCTGGTGAACAGAGTTCATCCTACAGAATAGCTTGAGATTAATACCAGTTATGTTTTTGTGATACACAGGGGGCATTCCATTACTTTTTCACACTGTGACCAGTTTTAAACCTCCCACAGCCACCTAACAGGACACTTCCATGGACTTGGGGCTTGATTGTTCAGTGTTGCTTGCCGAGTTCGGCGTCAGCTCGAtgcgtgtgtctgtgtgggAGCGGTTCCTGGCACCATCCCCGGTGTGAGACCGGCTCCTCGTGCCTTCCCCAGTGTGAGACCGGCTCCTCGTGCCTTCCCCAGTGTGAGACCGGCTCCTTTGTCCTTCCAAAGAGGTTACGCTGGAGCCAGAAGCAGTGCGGGACCTCATCAGCCTGGTCATGCTAGCAGAGGGGACTGGAAGAAGTGGCTTTCATTAATGACTTGCTTCATGGTCTTGGAAGGAAGCCCTTGCCTTCCTCTCCAGCCTTAACCACCCTTGGAGAAGCCTTCAAGGTGGAATATATACTTTTCATGGTATCTCCATGTGCAGAAGTACCACCACTGCTCCAGACATACAGTTAAGGAGCCCAAACTACTAAGGCAAAATTGGTGGCCAGGGCCGAGGGATTCAAGACAGAGCTTTATGGCACGTTGCTGTGGCTGCAACAACCCAGAGGAAAACTCAACACTCAGACCTCCTTCAGATGTTTCACCCTTGCTGGCAGCCCAGGCTAGCAATGCATCTACACAACAGCAGTTGTCAGAAGCACATACATGAGGAATAAACAGCTACAAATCAAAGTCTATGAActaaaaaggttttaaatgtgTGCAGTATATGACTCGTATCCTGGGATGCAACAAGGGGATACCATTATCAATATCGACCTTAAAAATATCAAGATCAAGTAAAGCAGGCATCTGTGCATGTAGGCTGCCTACAAAGCCCTCTACTATGTGATTTGAACAGAAACCCCTTTGCCCATACACCCcaggtgttttattttcccttgcaAATGCATATACAACAGGGAAAGGATCACGTGACTGGGACCAGGGGATGCTCCGGGTGCTTAGACACCCAACAAACTTTGGTAGCAAGGTGAACGATTCCATAAACCCAATACTTACTGTATCCCATTCCCTGAACAAAGTATTTGAAAGCTTCTGCAAGCTTGGCAGGCTGCAAAAGAAAGAGTATTATTGTACGCAGGGTTCAGGAAGTTAATTACATGACACTATTATAGATGCCATGGATGCCCTATCTCAACAGgggtattttaaatattctctgGGTTCTACGGAATATctgaaaatttcatttacatGAGAGAATTCCACCATTCTCCTCCCTAGTCTGCTCCCCTGCCCCGTTATTTTACCAAATGGACACAAGTGTTTGAGAATGAGATTTCCAGAGAAGCGACTACATGTGGTCTAAAGCCTGGCCCAAACTTTGCTTGCGCAGTTACTGAGGCAGGTGAGCCAAAGTAAAACAACTGGCCTTACAAAATACACGAGCAGTTCATACAGGGTCAGTAACTGAGCATTTCCCAGTCAGCAGAGGACAGATTCAGCTAGTCAGAGCTGCGTTATGTTTAGAGGGTGGAAATGCCTAGCAGGAATACGCAAGCGTAACTGCCTGTGACTGACATCCTTGCAATGAGACACTCCCTGCCGCTGACGCAGGGGCCAAATAACCCTCACAACCCCAATTACTGGGCATGCCAGCATCGCCTGTATTTTTTTGAATAATTCTATCAGAATCAGTGCAAAGAATGGACTCTGTATAACAGAAGCAATGCACACATAGTCCTGTGTGGCtgtaaaaaaagccttttcacCCCTCCCACTGTTGGAGCACACGCTGCCTGTACAGGGACTCCTCAGCTGAAGGTAATAACAAATTCAGcttcttccttcagttttcaaaCACCACATTCCGTTGCTTAGAAATCCATTTAGATGTTAGGTCACATTCTGAAGCCGATTTACAGGTCAGCTCTTTTAGCGAAGCAACACTACAGCATAGGTAAATTTTAACTTTCCCAGCCCGGTTTTATTAGCAGCCATGGAATTTATGCttatatatatttcagaaattccAGTTCATTCTCAGTGGAGTCGAGTCAGTGTATGCAAGAACATAGCACTTATTTCCTGCCTCCCACTTTCCTGATCTATACTATAAATAGCCCAATTaagaatatgtttttaaaacactagTGCCTCAAGCCTTTATCCATGTTAGCTTAGTAGATAGGCATAAAATAATACCTCCGCATTCCTACCTCAGACCTTTACTTGGTTAAGACTTAATTAGTGGAAATAATATCCCCTCCCAACCTTAATTTTGCGCTTCATtgctctttaaagaaaaaagaaagctcagaTGACCGACTGACATCATTACTCATGAAATCATAACCATCCTTTTGGCTGACATTTGGGAACAGCAAGTACCCTACAGAAAAACACCCATTTGTTGCAGTCTGACACGCGGCAGAACAGGATTAGGAGAGTTTCCGTCAGCCAGATCCTACCTGGGAAACTTGAGGAAGCCCACCACAGTCAGCCATCTGAAATGGGGATGAGAACAGCCTGTTAGCATAATGCCAGAGGAACTAATTTATGCTCAGGACATATTATAATGACCTTTTTAGCTATCtggcagaaaaacatttcttttgttgcGCGACTAGCATACCGTGTAGATGAATGCATCAAAGCAAGCAGTCCAATGTTTATAAAAGATATGACTGCACCCCAGAAAACCCCAAAGTGTCTTGACCCTCAGGCAAAGCATCGTTTGGAACTACAAATGAATGTTTTTTGCTAGGCTGTGATTACCGTTTCTTAGAAACTAGCCTATTAGTCCCGGTTACACGTTTGACTCTGAATTACAATAACGTGACTTTGTATTGACCTGAGTAACAAACGGGGGAGAGAGAACAAACACCTAAACCTCAGAGGTGAGAGGGAAAAATGGTTTGCTGAGATTGCGGATGGCAAGCATCAGCCTGACTTGCCAAGGGAAGCAGGGAAAGCCAAATTAGAAAAGCTATCTTGAGTGCATGCAGTATTTTTGGAGCACTTCATTTTTCCTGCCACTCCACCCCTCAAAGTCAACCCAACAAAAACAGTCCTGTTCCAAGGCACaccacaagcagaaaacagtggAGCTGTAAATTACAGGAAACCCCAAATCCTATCTAGGATTACTTAGCAGCAAAACAGGCCTGCGGCAGGATTACCCCTGGACTGAGCAAAGGCCGGCCACCAACACAGGATCAAAGATAGcgttcagatttttttttcttagggtGGGTCCGCCATGTCCACGTGGTGGTTTAGCAGTGTAACTAACTCCTCAATGTtaggaggaaaaagcatttaaaaataagaaaatcattgtttattataatttttacaGGCCAGTTCAATAAGGAAAGATGCAGTCAAGGATCCCAGCAGGATTATGACCAAACTGGTTTCACTACTTGTATGCTGTTGCATTCATTCCACCTCACCAGCAATGAGCTGAAGACTGCACCCATACTCTCGATGCCATGTATCAGCCAAAACCTTTGCATGTCATTTTGTTGTTTGGAAGTGCATTTTATCAACtttttggaaaaacagaacaagtaaTTTCCAATCATAAGATGTCCTGGACTGTGCCCTGACAAAAGGCAAGATGACACAGCTGTGGCTGATAGCCGTCTGTCCACCTGACACTGCTGCTGAGGGACAGGCAAGCACAGGACCAGAACGAGTTGGTTTGCAATTCCACTCTGCTGATGGCTTTTTGTAAACCTTTCAAAATACCTCGAAATCAATTTTGCCAGCTCCAGTCAAATTCATTATGGGTATGTGAAATACTGAGCATTTCAGGTCTCACCCccagtgttttaaaatggagGAGCTGAGAAATTCCCTGTTGTTACCTTGACAAGAAGCCCCCAGGCTCATTTATCCCACTAAAATACTCTCACCCTGAAGGAACTGCCTTTCCACATCAGAACCGCATTCTCACTGTGTTATCTGTACTGCAGCACattgctctgctttttcagttaAGCCAGCTGATTTTAAATGAGtgcagtgtttattttaaaagaacagcttttgttATTACCTTCAGAAGTGTGGTCCTTGTCGGGTCCAGCTTTGAATTGCATTCAACCTGTATTAAAGAACAGCAGTGTAAAGCATTATACATAACTAATTATGAATTGCTGGATGAGAACAGATTAAATACCTTGTTTTCTCACTTAAAACAGACTAAATCGAGTATTGTGGGCTTTTGTATAAAGATTCTATGTATAAGTATATACATCCTTAAACCCGAGTAGGTCAGTTCACATTTCTGACTGTATTCTTTCCCATGTAAACACCAACCCATTAGCTGGGaattaaagagattttttaaatctgtttctggGCCTCCAGTGGCAACAAGTGTTGTTTATCTTGTGATTTGGGGTCATCTGGTAGCATCCCAAGTGGTGAGCAGCCATATGGCCACAGGCCAGTAGACTGGGCATGCCCATTGAGGCACAACATTTGAAGTCATCCAGTCATCTGGGGAGAGTTATAATGGTCAAAAAGAAGCTCTTCGCTTCCACAGTGACCCAGGGCACAGCTCCAACACCAGAGAACAAGTTAAAATACCAGCAGCAGATTCCTCTCTAAAGGAAAGTATTTGTGGTTCACTGGAACTGCTGTGGCGATTGTTCCTAATGCAGCAGCTATTAAATAATGGTGATCAGACAGAGGGGACAAGCAGTGAGGAATTAATGGCAGCTCTCCCGCGGTCTGAAAGAGGAGAGCCAGCTGGGCTGAATCGATAGCCAGCGAGGTTGCTGCGCGGGCGTGAGCTCTGCCGGCCTCACACAGCTTCTTGGCTCGCCTGCCCCTCTGCACGGCAGCAACGCGCCTCGAGATACACACCACCGCATCCACCGCCGGTGAGCTGTCACCAACCACCAAGAGGACAGGGCATCTGCAAGGAAGGACACAGAAGCAGTCGTATTATCTCTCTGACCTGGCCTGGACTTGCCCTAACCTGCATTTTGTGTCACTGGAAGAATGAGACAGTTACGTGTGTGAAATTGGTTGTGTTTTTACTCCTGACACCTTAAATACACATCAAACCCAGTGTATTAGCTGCAGATCTACTGACATGCTCTGATAGCTTGCCCGAGAGCCTGTCCTTTTCCCCACCAGCCCATCAGCCCTTCCTAGTGCTCTTATTCCTTGTTTTATAAGAAATTGAATGTGGGTATCAGCATCAAAGTCTcatcccctccccctcccaggCTTCTGAGCTCCGACTTTTTGACTTGTCCATCCAATTTCAACCAGACTGGCAGAGGAGCAGATTCCCCAAGTCCCCTGTGTGCAAGCACCAGCAGATCAGCAGAGAAAGACTTGACAAGTGTTACACTGCACAAGTTGCAGCCTAAGTAAAAAGCTATTAGCAGGAGATCTGGCACATGGCCATTCTCACACTTGCTCCATCTCCCTGAAcgttttttgtttggttggttttttttaatagttttggGTTGAGATTTTTTGGTTGCATAGGCACAGCTCAAGTGTATCCAGAGCTGTAGTATCCGTTAACTACAAAGTATTTCTGGATGAAGGTAAGTACATCTACTTTTCACATACTTATTCTGTAAGCCCAAGACTACAGATACACAGTGACAGGAACTACTTAACTTTCCCCTTCAGCTGATATGATCGTGAAATCTGAAGAGGGGAAGTCTTCCTAATGGTGGCCCATGACTTGCAGTAACCTCTTATCTCCTACAAGAAGTTACGAGATCCTTTTCTAGCACGTAAGcacattcagcagcagctctgccatgcaTACGCAATGCGCCTACCGATCACACCTCTTAGCTCACATCATGTACAGGTGAACTGGTAGGAAATAAGATACTTACTGAAGGGTGACAACATTTATTCCAGGAACAGGGCGCTCAATTTCTAGGTCTCGCCGactaaacaaaaacaaaaaaaaataaaatgtagagGATAAGGCTCTTGATACACTGAAATTTTACAGATACTTCCACATCCTTCTAGTCTATAGACAGCACTTTCACATATGTTAATCTGATACATCTCCACAACTGAGGAAGAACTGCTCTTAGCCTGAAGTATCAATGCCTTAGTTCAGTCCCACTGTACCATCTTTCTCCCCACAAATGCACAAAGTCCTTCTCCCATAAGCAAACCACCTGAGATCCCTACACGCATAGTCAAGGAGAACTTTATATTGGGGGGGAACGCAAAGAATTCCGCCACACAAGTAACGCCATCTCTAAGAGCTTGACAGTCTCTTAAAACAGTTTCCAGTTAGAAATCAGGTAAATGTATTTACCTGTTGTAAGAGTTGACAAAGAGATGAAGGTTGGTTTGATTCATATCATTAATAATATGCTGACGATAAGTATGGATCAGGTCATGGTTGCTGTGAATCTCTTCCTACAGTGGAGACAGAATCATTCAGAATAGGGGCTATTTCTGAAAGGATCTGAAGACATGACACAGCAGTCGTCTATCAGACTCGTATCTACACAACAGGAGTGCACCTTTAAGGAAGGGACAACTTCTAGCACCCAGTGGCATCACCCAGGATCAATGTTAGCCTCTGACTGCAGTACCatgtttttcactttaaaacttCAGTATGTTGTAATGACAGGATCTTACAATTGCAAAGCACGTCGTTGTGGTGCTGATGGTTACAGTCATGCAAGTGtgaggttttaaaaacaaaaaaaaggctcaGGGTAAGAAGCCTCAATAAATGTTTCCAGGCTAAAGCAAATGTTGAAAGCTTACAAACACATGTGATGTGGAGCTCAGTTTCACAATGGTAAATAACTAAGCTTCAAGGACTTCAATCactaacattttcaaagtttgGTTCTAAACTCTTTATAGACTAGTTCCTTGTTCCGCTAGAATGAAGTTTTCCATTACTTTGCTGTACTTGAAACTGTTAATAAATGCAGCCTCAGAAAACAGTATAGCGCTTTCTATTAAAGTAGGCTTGCGCTGAAGAGCACCATTAGTACTAAAAACCAGCTTTCTCAGTTACAAGTATATTATGgtattaaaaaaccaaatatGTATCTGTGGGGTAATTCTGCTCAGAACAGGGGCACCTATGATGCTTATACTCATGTTTCAGTGTTGGCTGTTCGAACAGGGAGCTGCCCCTACTGGAGCTGTCATGACCGAGATGCACTTGAGTCGCCAGGACACAGCAAGCCCCATGGCAGCATACCACCTCCAAAATACCAGGCACACAAGCGTGAATCCTATCTCAGTTTAACTTTATACTTTACTGTTTAGGTGAAggcttccccctctccccagccccaggaggtAAGTACAGATGACTGAACACATCAGACTAATCTCTTCAACATACCTACCTTTCCAAAAAGATGTGAAATGACCATGTCTGGTAAAGCATTTGTCCAACCTGAAATCTGAACAGCAAGATTATTTAAGTAGCTGGTATTAAAACAACCCCTGAACAATTGAAACCTTTCAATTACCCATAAGTGGACCCATGGATGTTTCTCTGCTGTCCTCATACGCACAGTATCCTGGactgattgtttttttcccctcagcccAACTGAAACACTATTaggtgctggttttgtttaagTCATTCTCACAAGATGTCTTTATTAATGCAGTTATATAGGGAACACACTACCAGTGGCACAGGTATATTACGGAACCACTCCCTGCAAGAACACCAAGCAACCCAGCCAGACTGGTGTTATCTAACCTCACTGCTCAACTTGCTCCCTAACAACCCACACTGACAATATGCTGGAGCTGGTACCTAAAGCTCACGTCCCAGGGTATGTGCACTTGTTTTGGATGGACAGAAGGATACAGGGCACCTGCTGTACTCTCAAGGTCAGCAATACTTGACAGGTGGAAGACAGAGGCACAGATATGGAAGAATTTAATTACAGTGAGACACTGGGTGAGATAATCAAAATGGGTCAGCTGGTACATCCCAATGTAGAGTAGTTACTAAATATACTTCCATATCAAACTTAGCAAAATAAACTGctatgcaaatttttttttaaaaaataagccttaaaaaaatgttacatcCCACCTTAGCAAGTTTCTCTTAGTATTACAAGGTTATCATTACATTTAGTATCACCCTAGACACTCACAATAGGTTTGACTATGTGGGTAGTTAAAAGATGACATGCTAATTTTTGTACTCAGTGTTTACCATTCACTTAAACATGGCCCTGAATGATACAAAGTGCCTTTCATCAGTTTAGCCTGAAAAGTATCTTAACAGGTTAAATCTGAGTGACATGTAATGTAACATTTACACTTAtttatatatactatatatatataatatatattccAGGAAGATTTTTGAGACCAGTTCTCAGTGCCTGTTTTCCCACACTGCAATCTTTCTTCTAACTACAGAAAAATACGGCTAACAGAAACTTCTTTATATGTGAACATTCTCACTTAAAAATCTGGTTGTAGGGACAATCTGTCCACAGTCACCACAGCTAATGCCCTTTTCTGAGTCTTGTTGGCATCGAAGACTCAGATGATTGAAACCTGGAAAGTGTTGCtctgaacatttttctgtgcttttgttcACCTTTTGGACTGTGCTGGTAAACAAAGCCATGGTCAAGAAAGAACTGAATGTTAAACTACGCCTGAAGTTTACTTGAAAGGGAGTTGTTTCCAATGCTACTCTGCACCCAGGTTAAACTAGGTTTTCCTCAGCCTTTACTAGCTCTTAAGAACTGCCAGTATCCAGTAGCTCCATTATACCACGGGTATCTGTTTCCTCAAAGTACTTATTTTTAtcaccagccctgcaggaggTGTGTTTGCAAATGGAAGAATAAACCCCATAGGAATCAGCCTGGGATATTTTGTGTCTGCAGCCATGCCTGACACACGAGCTTGCCCAGCTTCTCATGCTTGACAGGCTCGCAGtgtgatttattcttttaacttaaaaatgtttACCTTAGTTGCTGCCCAGTCCATCCAACCTTCAGCACAAGGGTTTACATTAATGAGAACTAATCCCTCCACCATCTCCGCATGGTTTAACTGCAAAAGAGAAGATTTAAGATTCATCACATTTCCTTTGCAACTTGACAGtcagctgaaaaattaaattagcaaATTATCTCCTGGGGAGGAAGGCGGTAGGTCTAGTTTTATCTTGCACAAAACAAGTATAtgtatgggaaaaaaaatttcattgaAGCAATTCAActgagcagctggagaacaTTAAGATTTAACTTTTTCTCCACCCTCAGTTTAAATAGAGAActcccattaaaaaaaccttctgcaAATTAACTGGGTAGAGCCCAGGccttaaaatggaaaatctgGGTCTCCTGGATTAGCTATCCCGCAGATTGTGGTATTTCACTTAGAAGCCTAACTGCTTACTTAAATGGGCACGGCAGCGCAGGAAATTTCTGTGCATGCTACGGGGCAGACAAGACATCAGGGAAATCAGGTTCACTGCTTTAGGGAAGCTCCACAAAACTTACAGCAAATCTGGTTAAGATGTAGGCACCGGCTCCAGTTCCCATTCCTATAACGGTCTTCAGCCTGCGCAGCAACAGAACGGAAGAGGTGAGTGGGTAAGAGCACTGCCAATAACCAAACCCACATCAGCAGCCTTCCCCTTTCACATGCCAGTGCGTATCTGCAGAAGGGTGGGTTGCAGCTTGGGCAAGCCCTGGGCCCTCAGCAATGTCACTGGCCCCAGTAAAGGAGCCTGATGCAGcagctggtttggttttggcagACTGGCAGGACAGTGGTCCTCATGCATTGCAGGGCAGCGGCAACTCTCACTTCTCTTTAAATATACTGAGCAACCACAGCATTGTTCTGATCCTGGAAGGAAATGGTTAGCCTCTGCCAGAAAAACTTCAAAGATACAGTCCTGAAATCTGAAGGCTAAGTACAAagctccccccttccccaggct comes from the Falco rusticolus isolate bFalRus1 chromosome 3, bFalRus1.pri, whole genome shotgun sequence genome and includes:
- the NDRG1 gene encoding protein NDRG1 isoform X3, yielding MVLDMEDTVYLLNNAEQDVETVHGSVHVTMCGTPRGNRPAILTYHDIGLNHKTCFNPLFNFEDMQEITQHFAVCHVDAPGQQDGAPSFQAGYVYPSMDQLAEMLPGILKQFGLKTVIGMGTGAGAYILTRFALNHAEMVEGLVLINVNPCAEGWMDWAATKISGWTNALPDMVISHLFGKEEIHSNHDLIHTYRQHIINDMNQTNLHLFVNSYNSRRDLEIERPVPGINVVTLQCPVLLVVGDSSPAVDAVVECNSKLDPTRTTLLKMADCGGLPQVSQPAKLAEAFKYFVQGMGYIPSASMTRLMRSRTASGSSVTSLEGQRSRSHTGEGTRSRSHTGEGTRSRSHTGDGARNRSHTDTRIELTPNSASNTEQSSPKSMEVSC
- the NDRG1 gene encoding protein NDRG1 isoform X1, producing MLAVSSNRYQLLTMSTEFQDAHLAEVKPLVEKEEAITRLLPDFDVQEQDVETVHGSVHVTMCGTPRGNRPAILTYHDIGLNHKTCFNPLFNFEDMQEITQHFAVCHVDAPGQQDGAPSFQAGYVYPSMDQLAEMLPGILKQFGLKTVIGMGTGAGAYILTRFALNHAEMVEGLVLINVNPCAEGWMDWAATKISGWTNALPDMVISHLFGKEEIHSNHDLIHTYRQHIINDMNQTNLHLFVNSYNSRRDLEIERPVPGINVVTLQCPVLLVVGDSSPAVDAVVECNSKLDPTRTTLLKMADCGGLPQVSQPAKLAEAFKYFVQGMGYIPSASMTRLMRSRTASGSSVTSLEGQRSRSHTGEGTRSRSHTGEGTRSRSHTGDGARNRSHTDTRIELTPNSASNTEQSSPKSMEVSC
- the NDRG1 gene encoding protein NDRG1 isoform X2, with amino-acid sequence MSTEFQDAHLAEVKPLVEKEEAITRLLPDFDVQEQDVETVHGSVHVTMCGTPRGNRPAILTYHDIGLNHKTCFNPLFNFEDMQEITQHFAVCHVDAPGQQDGAPSFQAGYVYPSMDQLAEMLPGILKQFGLKTVIGMGTGAGAYILTRFALNHAEMVEGLVLINVNPCAEGWMDWAATKISGWTNALPDMVISHLFGKEEIHSNHDLIHTYRQHIINDMNQTNLHLFVNSYNSRRDLEIERPVPGINVVTLQCPVLLVVGDSSPAVDAVVECNSKLDPTRTTLLKMADCGGLPQVSQPAKLAEAFKYFVQGMGYIPSASMTRLMRSRTASGSSVTSLEGQRSRSHTGEGTRSRSHTGEGTRSRSHTGDGARNRSHTDTRIELTPNSASNTEQSSPKSMEVSC